The Phycisphaerae bacterium genome includes a region encoding these proteins:
- a CDS encoding PEP-CTERM sorting domain-containing protein (PEP-CTERM proteins occur, often in large numbers, in the proteomes of bacteria that also encode an exosortase, a predicted intramembrane cysteine proteinase. The presence of a PEP-CTERM domain at a protein's C-terminus predicts cleavage within the sorting domain, followed by covalent anchoring to some some component of the (usually Gram-negative) cell surface. Many PEP-CTERM proteins exhibit an unusual sequence composition that includes large numbers of potential glycosylation sites. Expression of one such protein has been shown restore the ability of a bacterium to form floc, a type of biofilm.), with product MRSLFMIALILACLATATMGAVGETWILPIHHRDGGGWTEVPGAGYGGASAWQGSGIDGVRRVYWELSGIGSMGNPVPSTTELYTIEAFTPTSWPGRMDWQPIESQIKGVDGETWPMESLIPWVGAWGTNHQYVGSNAGAAGTWVSAGPGPHSPESADYNAGASGIYMWLGGHGSPSWLYAKWDFGWSIERTWSALRVTQITPEPASALLLLLGAPMLLGRKRNPL from the coding sequence ATGAGAAGCCTATTCATGATTGCTCTGATCCTGGCCTGTTTGGCGACCGCGACCATGGGCGCCGTCGGGGAGACCTGGATCCTCCCGATTCACCATCGTGATGGCGGCGGATGGACGGAGGTTCCGGGCGCGGGCTACGGCGGCGCAAGTGCATGGCAGGGTTCGGGAATAGACGGCGTACGCCGGGTGTATTGGGAGTTGAGTGGCATCGGCAGCATGGGGAATCCTGTGCCATCCACGACCGAGCTTTATACGATCGAGGCATTCACTCCCACGAGTTGGCCGGGCAGGATGGACTGGCAGCCCATCGAGTCGCAGATCAAGGGCGTTGACGGCGAGACATGGCCGATGGAGTCGCTCATTCCGTGGGTCGGGGCGTGGGGAACGAACCATCAGTATGTCGGCAGCAATGCGGGTGCGGCGGGCACGTGGGTATCCGCCGGGCCCGGCCCCCATTCGCCCGAAAGCGCGGACTACAATGCCGGCGCCAGCGGCATCTACATGTGGCTGGGCGGCCATGGTTCGCCCTCGTGGCTGTATGCCAAGTGGGATTTCGGCTGGTCGATCGAGCGGACATGGAGTGCCCTTCGCGTCACGCAGATCACGCCCGAGCCGGCCAGCGCACTGTTGCTGCTGCTGGGGGCTCCGATGCTTCTGGGCCGTAAGCGCAACCCGCTGTAG